One Roseimaritima multifibrata DNA window includes the following coding sequences:
- the ndk gene encoding nucleoside-diphosphate kinase has product MERTLILLKPDCFERRLVGEIISRFENKGLNIVAMKLIQVTPELSKQHYAEHAEKPFYPSLEEFITSAPVVALALEGLEAISVVRDMLGATNGLKAAPGTIRGDFSSSRQMNLVHASDSLESAARELKLYFGEDDFCDSSPVLVNFLRATDE; this is encoded by the coding sequence ATGGAACGCACCTTAATCCTTCTGAAACCTGATTGTTTCGAACGCCGCTTGGTTGGCGAAATCATCAGCCGTTTTGAAAACAAGGGCCTGAACATCGTTGCCATGAAATTGATTCAGGTAACACCGGAATTGTCCAAGCAGCATTACGCAGAACATGCTGAAAAACCGTTCTATCCCAGCCTTGAGGAATTCATCACCTCGGCGCCTGTTGTGGCTCTGGCCCTGGAAGGCCTGGAAGCGATCTCGGTTGTCCGCGATATGCTGGGCGCCACCAACGGACTGAAAGCAGCTCCGGGCACCATCCGTGGCGATTTCAGCTCCAGCCGCCAAATGAATTTGGTTCACGCATCGGATAGCCTGGAATCGGCTGCCCGCGAACTGAAACTGTACTTCGGCGAAGACGACTTTTGCGACAGCTCCCCTGTCCTGGTCAATTTCCTACGAGCAACCGACGAGTAA
- a CDS encoding putative sugar nucleotidyl transferase: MRILCFEDAATAKLAPIVTGRPAYAINCASYHLLDWLQRLERVVLGSVRPHLHTIQSLDYGLSTANSELSGKPLLLVNARMVPSKANYQALKSLLDRPTGCRIEDSQGIVAAVLPEGWKPCDPEHEAPVGQVHFDETIMAAAAGQPLLDQSELSAKFSLFEWPHEVVAWHMKLMPENMEIRIAEDDYTQLQDGLFVADDAVLGEYAIIDSSDGPILLDRNVKVGPFCYLSGPVYAGPGTRIIEHSALKDGVALGHTVKIGGEVEASVIESYSNKQHHGFLGHSYLGSWINLGAGTCNSDLKNTYGKINIEYPGERVATDMQFMGCIMGDYAKTAINTGIFTGKIIGVGSMLYGFVTSHVPSFVNYARLFGQMAEIPPDVMINTQARMFSRRSVEQRDCDMQLIRDMFRLTAEEREQSDDLSLL; this comes from the coding sequence ATGCGAATCTTGTGTTTTGAAGACGCTGCAACCGCCAAATTGGCTCCGATTGTGACGGGGCGTCCGGCTTACGCGATTAACTGTGCCTCTTATCATTTGCTTGACTGGCTGCAGCGACTGGAAAGAGTGGTGCTGGGAAGTGTCCGCCCCCATTTGCATACCATTCAGAGTCTTGACTATGGCTTGTCGACGGCCAATAGCGAACTTTCCGGAAAACCGCTGCTGCTGGTCAATGCACGGATGGTCCCCTCGAAAGCCAATTACCAGGCGCTGAAATCGCTGCTCGACCGTCCGACAGGATGCCGAATCGAAGATTCGCAGGGAATTGTGGCGGCGGTTCTGCCTGAAGGCTGGAAACCGTGTGATCCGGAACATGAGGCACCGGTTGGCCAGGTCCATTTTGACGAGACGATTATGGCCGCGGCGGCTGGGCAACCTCTTTTGGACCAAAGCGAACTGTCGGCGAAATTCTCGCTGTTTGAGTGGCCCCATGAGGTGGTTGCTTGGCACATGAAATTGATGCCCGAGAATATGGAGATCCGGATTGCTGAAGACGATTACACGCAGTTGCAAGATGGCCTTTTCGTGGCCGATGATGCGGTCCTCGGAGAGTATGCGATCATCGATAGCAGTGATGGGCCCATCCTGCTCGATCGCAATGTGAAAGTCGGCCCCTTCTGTTATTTGAGCGGACCCGTTTATGCGGGGCCAGGAACGCGAATCATCGAACACTCAGCCTTAAAGGACGGAGTCGCTTTGGGGCACACGGTCAAAATTGGTGGCGAGGTCGAAGCTTCGGTGATCGAATCGTATTCCAATAAACAGCATCACGGTTTCTTAGGGCATAGCTATTTGGGCAGTTGGATCAACCTAGGGGCGGGAACCTGCAACAGTGACCTGAAGAATACGTACGGGAAGATCAACATCGAATACCCTGGGGAACGGGTCGCGACCGACATGCAGTTCATGGGCTGCATCATGGGAGATTACGCGAAAACCGCGATCAATACCGGAATCTTTACCGGAAAGATTATCGGCGTAGGAAGCATGTTGTACGGGTTTGTCACCAGCCATGTCCCCAGTTTCGTCAACTACGCTCGGTTGTTTGGGCAGATGGCCGAAATTCCGCCCGATGTAATGATCAATACGCAAGCTCGAATGTTCAGCCGGCGATCGGTCGAACAACGCGACTGCGACATGCAGTTGATCCGTGACATGTTCCGGCTGACAGCGGAAGAAAGAGAGCAGAGCGACGATCTGTCGCTGCTGTAG
- a CDS encoding 3-hydroxyacyl-ACP dehydratase FabZ family protein, protein MGSPDFIVDLAQLDLNAPPLADINEIRKYNPQRHEMEQLSAILYEDRENQCCAAVKELSDKEFWVRGHMPQMPLMPGVMILESAAQLASFFTQKYDLLGAAMVGFGGLDNVRFRGVVTPGDRLIVMVRLERVRRGRMIIAPFQGVVNGALVAEGVLRGIPIPVEALNEQMSKS, encoded by the coding sequence GTGGGATCCCCTGACTTCATTGTCGATCTTGCACAGCTCGACTTGAACGCACCACCACTTGCTGACATTAACGAAATCCGCAAGTACAACCCTCAGCGCCACGAGATGGAGCAGTTGTCAGCGATCTTATACGAAGATCGCGAGAACCAGTGCTGCGCGGCGGTTAAGGAACTAAGCGACAAAGAGTTCTGGGTTCGCGGGCATATGCCTCAAATGCCACTGATGCCAGGAGTGATGATCCTGGAATCCGCCGCCCAATTAGCCAGCTTCTTTACCCAGAAGTACGATCTTCTTGGAGCCGCAATGGTCGGCTTCGGAGGCCTGGACAATGTACGATTCCGAGGAGTCGTGACGCCAGGTGACCGCTTGATCGTCATGGTCCGACTGGAACGAGTCCGTCGCGGACGTATGATCATTGCCCCTTTCCAAGGGGTGGTTAATGGAGCCCTCGTCGCCGAAGGCGTTCTACGAGGAATTCCCATTCCAGTCGAAGCACTCAACGAGCAAATGTCTAAATCCTAG
- a CDS encoding 50S ribosomal protein bL37, with the protein MAKPHRKLKKANHGKRPANAKARKMRRRKLKT; encoded by the coding sequence ATGGCCAAGCCACACCGCAAACTAAAAAAAGCGAACCACGGAAAGCGTCCTGCAAACGCTAAAGCTCGTAAAATGCGTCGTCGAAAGCTGAAAACCTAA
- a CDS encoding NRDE family protein, whose product MCLLAVQYRLVPESPILVAANREEYYDRPSLPPSIQSGKPRVLSGIDQRGGGTWLGVNQNGLFVGLCNRATPMPLFGQRSRGLLGMDLLRCGSAKKALDKALAEVENTRYEGVNICIADAKNGWVVHVDEQTEVAELQEGLNIIGARDVNDASDERVQMARRLLTLQMLDSPVKFLAVASRVFARAPTGPGRPSMVIRGNEHGTVSSTLIALGVKPRDAIYQFANGAPDQTKFEDYSPMLRDILSRGLREARAKTRV is encoded by the coding sequence ATGTGCCTCCTCGCTGTGCAGTACCGGCTGGTTCCGGAAAGCCCAATTTTGGTCGCAGCCAATCGTGAAGAATATTACGATCGGCCTAGCCTTCCTCCCTCGATCCAGTCGGGTAAACCCCGTGTGCTGAGTGGAATTGACCAAAGAGGTGGAGGTACTTGGCTGGGCGTCAACCAAAACGGGTTGTTTGTCGGCCTTTGTAACCGTGCAACACCGATGCCCTTATTTGGGCAACGATCTCGCGGCCTTTTGGGAATGGACCTCCTTCGATGTGGTTCGGCCAAAAAGGCGCTTGATAAAGCACTCGCCGAAGTCGAAAACACCCGGTACGAAGGGGTGAACATCTGCATCGCTGACGCCAAGAACGGCTGGGTGGTCCATGTTGACGAACAGACCGAAGTTGCGGAACTGCAAGAAGGGCTGAATATTATCGGAGCCCGCGACGTCAATGACGCCTCCGACGAGCGAGTTCAAATGGCTCGCCGGCTGCTGACGCTGCAAATGCTTGATTCGCCGGTTAAATTCCTCGCCGTTGCCAGCCGAGTCTTCGCTCGAGCCCCCACCGGGCCGGGTCGTCCCAGCATGGTGATTCGTGGAAATGAGCATGGCACTGTAAGCAGTACTTTGATAGCGTTAGGGGTAAAGCCCCGTGACGCGATCTATCAGTTTGCAAACGGAGCCCCGGATCAAACGAAATTTGAAGATTATTCGCCAATGCTTCGAGACATCCTCAGCCGCGGGCTGCGGGAAGCTCGAGCAAAAACACGCGTCTAG
- a CDS encoding FliM/FliN family flagellar motor switch protein, which yields MQTSLTETPQKKHLLAIKAPVSVVLAQKRVALHTILDLVPGAMLMFEKTCDQPLELEVGGHTVATGEAVKVGDKFGIRIRSLGPLPKD from the coding sequence ATGCAAACTTCCTTAACCGAAACGCCTCAAAAGAAGCATTTACTGGCGATTAAAGCCCCGGTATCGGTTGTGCTTGCACAGAAGCGAGTGGCGCTCCACACGATCCTTGACTTGGTTCCTGGAGCCATGTTGATGTTCGAAAAGACGTGCGACCAGCCTCTGGAGCTGGAGGTCGGAGGCCATACCGTCGCGACGGGCGAAGCGGTTAAAGTTGGCGATAAGTTTGGAATTCGGATCCGATCTCTAGGCCCTTTGCCCAAAGATTGA
- a CDS encoding TrkH family potassium uptake protein, with protein sequence MNYALLCRLLGAVCLLIGGSMVFSLPWAIPGIAQRTYAPEATSVEWQAVFGFGISMAICAIIGLTLRRIGNSAKGHTLYRKEAMATVGLSWVMATVLGALPIFLSGTSISNDRPITFIESMFEAQSGFSTTGATVLTELEDPELVSYCVLFWRSWTHFLGGLGIVVLFVAILGQGSAGKAMMRAEMPGPSKEGSMPRMQHTALVFAAIYIGLNLILAVIYLMEGMTFFDALCHAFATMATGGFSTYNASLGRFNSALIEYTTIFFMILAGTNFTLLYFCSIGSPLRLWRDVEFRVFISIIVLVTVGVVLFGMEYQDDHFETLGSAVRYGLFQVVSVITTTGYGTGDFDAWNNFGRGALLLLMFVGGCAGSTGGGMKVIRHILFAKILRLEIERSHRPRVVRPLRLGGQAMEDPEVERGILLYFSFFLAICAASWMLLVTFEPDRTWGVVRTAEGAADVATDTDSPRDLEPPMITTPEQRLKSTLDEKLLDSASAVAATLNNIGPGLGVVGATKNYAGFSQPAKLLFVWLMMLGRVELFSVLVLLSPNFWRRH encoded by the coding sequence ATGAACTACGCATTGCTTTGCCGGTTGCTTGGAGCGGTTTGTCTGCTGATTGGTGGGTCGATGGTGTTCAGTCTGCCATGGGCGATTCCTGGCATTGCGCAGCGGACGTATGCGCCCGAAGCGACGTCGGTGGAGTGGCAGGCGGTTTTTGGGTTCGGGATCAGCATGGCTATTTGTGCGATCATTGGATTGACACTCCGCCGCATCGGTAACAGTGCGAAGGGGCATACCCTTTATCGCAAGGAAGCGATGGCAACCGTTGGCCTTAGCTGGGTGATGGCGACCGTGCTTGGAGCCCTACCGATTTTTTTAAGCGGGACTTCGATTTCAAATGATCGACCGATCACCTTCATCGAATCGATGTTCGAGGCCCAGTCGGGGTTTAGCACTACCGGAGCGACGGTACTAACCGAACTGGAAGATCCCGAGCTGGTTTCGTACTGCGTTTTGTTTTGGCGCAGTTGGACGCATTTTCTTGGCGGACTGGGGATCGTGGTCCTGTTTGTGGCCATTCTGGGGCAGGGGTCTGCGGGAAAGGCGATGATGCGTGCCGAGATGCCCGGCCCAAGCAAGGAGGGAAGTATGCCACGGATGCAGCATACAGCTTTGGTTTTTGCGGCGATCTATATCGGCTTGAATTTGATTCTGGCGGTGATCTATCTAATGGAGGGAATGACCTTCTTTGATGCGCTTTGCCATGCGTTTGCGACGATGGCGACGGGCGGGTTCAGTACCTACAACGCCAGTCTGGGCCGTTTCAACAGTGCTTTGATCGAGTACACGACGATCTTCTTTATGATTTTGGCCGGTACCAATTTCACCTTGTTGTACTTCTGTTCGATCGGATCCCCGCTTCGTCTTTGGCGGGATGTGGAATTTCGAGTTTTCATCAGCATCATCGTGTTGGTAACGGTCGGCGTGGTGCTGTTTGGAATGGAGTACCAGGATGACCATTTTGAGACGCTCGGAAGCGCAGTTCGCTACGGACTGTTTCAGGTCGTGTCGGTGATCACGACGACCGGGTATGGCACGGGCGATTTTGATGCCTGGAACAACTTTGGCCGCGGAGCCCTGTTGTTGCTGATGTTTGTCGGCGGTTGCGCCGGCAGTACCGGAGGTGGAATGAAGGTCATTCGGCATATCCTGTTCGCCAAAATCCTCCGGTTGGAAATCGAACGTTCGCATCGGCCTCGAGTCGTTCGCCCCCTGCGACTGGGCGGGCAGGCGATGGAAGACCCCGAAGTCGAACGAGGCATCCTTTTGTATTTCAGCTTTTTTTTGGCGATCTGTGCGGCGTCGTGGATGTTGTTGGTGACGTTCGAACCCGATCGAACTTGGGGCGTTGTTCGTACGGCCGAAGGGGCTGCCGATGTCGCGACGGATACCGATAGTCCGCGGGATTTGGAGCCTCCGATGATCACGACTCCGGAACAGCGACTAAAAAGTACGCTCGACGAAAAATTGCTCGATTCGGCCAGTGCGGTAGCGGCGACTCTTAACAATATTGGTCCCGGCTTGGGCGTCGTGGGGGCGACGAAGAACTATGCAGGATTCAGCCAGCCAGCGAAGTTGCTGTTTGTCTGGCTGATGATGCTGGGACGTGTCGAGTTGTTCAGCGTTCTGGTCTTGTTGTCGCCAAACTTTTGGCGCCGCCATTAA
- a CDS encoding lysylphosphatidylglycerol synthase domain-containing protein, translating to MSNKLKTGLRCVVILVVLIGLWFTVSDAYRQIHTDAGKQELLGRLQWRWVGFAAFCYALGLFPAAYYWYRILRRFDVPVSAGRAIAAHIQGHLGKYVPGKAMVVVLRVGAIAGPGVAPMTATLAVFIETLTMMATGGTIAGIVVANTGAPRWVTWLAIGLVLAASLPTIPSLFRLVLGRLQKNRTAAVSLRAYDWSTFFLGWGWMSLTWIAIGASFAATVHAIVPLASEADLLVAAAAMGLAVVAGFVSLLPGGAGVRELILTAILAPRIGTAEALTAALLARVIFLAVEVVAAGVCTAALRRSTDGVQPAEE from the coding sequence TTGTCGAACAAACTGAAAACGGGACTCCGCTGCGTTGTGATCCTAGTGGTCCTGATCGGATTGTGGTTTACCGTCTCGGATGCCTATCGACAGATCCATACGGACGCTGGCAAACAGGAATTGCTAGGTCGTTTGCAGTGGCGATGGGTTGGATTCGCCGCGTTCTGTTACGCCTTAGGCCTCTTCCCTGCCGCCTACTACTGGTACCGAATCCTGCGTCGATTTGACGTTCCCGTTAGTGCCGGACGCGCCATCGCGGCTCACATTCAAGGGCATCTGGGAAAATACGTTCCCGGCAAAGCGATGGTCGTCGTCCTTCGAGTCGGAGCGATTGCCGGACCTGGGGTGGCGCCCATGACCGCAACGCTGGCGGTCTTTATTGAAACACTGACGATGATGGCGACCGGAGGAACGATTGCGGGGATCGTCGTCGCCAACACAGGAGCCCCTCGCTGGGTGACGTGGCTTGCGATCGGATTGGTGCTTGCCGCTTCGCTGCCAACCATCCCATCTCTGTTTCGCTTGGTGCTTGGCCGCTTACAAAAAAACAGGACTGCGGCCGTTTCCTTACGGGCATACGATTGGTCGACGTTCTTCCTGGGATGGGGCTGGATGAGCCTCACCTGGATCGCGATTGGAGCCTCGTTTGCTGCGACCGTCCATGCAATCGTTCCCCTCGCCAGCGAAGCCGATCTGCTGGTCGCAGCGGCCGCCATGGGGTTGGCCGTGGTGGCTGGTTTTGTTTCTCTACTTCCGGGAGGCGCTGGAGTCCGCGAACTGATCCTGACAGCGATTCTCGCACCGCGTATCGGCACGGCCGAAGCGTTGACGGCAGCCCTCTTGGCTCGCGTGATTTTTCTCGCAGTCGAAGTCGTTGCCGCCGGCGTTTGCACCGCAGCCCTACGCAGGTCGACCGATGGGGTCCAACCGGCCGAAGAGTAA
- a CDS encoding AI-2E family transporter: MSNRKRKPNASSSGEKKSVSDPASPSNVSADSTESAASSDPASLLGTPIARLLSVTVLIVVIVAIGILFYRVMVGFFVPLFLAALLVVIFRPLHGWFMDRLGHRRRLAAFLTTSVIMLIVLLPSVLILSVGAAQGTRLLSGVNSQSLTLALGRARDTFGVSMQDPELYRDLNATIDELTDPSNLAATNSRIEKVNALSTRLWALHGESSEWDAGLYEELQTSIADLQEQASSLEKVFRDPSESAQPDLIDSAAPSSPLPSAEAEAVEGAADRNGTNQESTDQESTDQEPGEPVLAIQAAHPVTSEWEKWQAYQQTLVQVSDASNRLQQHVLGGPVWAELKRMANPSDDDIHAGLSRTRAYLQSQLPNLASATTEFVFHIAFGLVVLVISIFFFMLDGPTMTRTMMRLSPLDDKYEEQLLIEFDRTSRAVVLATILSALTQGVLAALGYYVAGMDSVVLLFLITTFMALIPFLGATSVWLPCVLWIGFVDQNWSIAIALGLWGALVVSTIDNVIKVFILHGRSQLHPLLALLSVLGGIQVFGPIGLLVGPMIVVFLQTLLEMLHHELMKDVDPV; encoded by the coding sequence ATGAGCAACCGAAAACGAAAACCGAATGCCTCGTCTTCGGGTGAAAAGAAATCAGTGTCCGATCCAGCATCACCATCCAACGTTTCGGCCGATTCAACCGAGTCGGCTGCCTCAAGCGATCCGGCTTCATTGCTGGGGACGCCCATCGCACGATTGCTCTCGGTGACCGTCTTGATTGTGGTGATCGTGGCGATTGGCATCTTGTTCTATCGAGTGATGGTGGGATTTTTTGTGCCGCTATTCCTGGCCGCTTTGTTGGTCGTTATTTTTCGGCCGCTGCACGGTTGGTTTATGGATCGGTTGGGGCATCGGAGACGGTTGGCCGCCTTTCTGACCACCTCGGTGATCATGTTAATCGTGTTGCTCCCATCGGTCTTGATTCTTTCGGTCGGGGCCGCTCAAGGGACAAGGCTGCTCAGTGGCGTGAATTCTCAAAGCCTCACGCTGGCTCTCGGGCGTGCCCGCGACACCTTTGGCGTGTCGATGCAGGATCCGGAACTATATCGCGATCTAAATGCGACCATCGATGAACTGACCGATCCCAGTAACCTGGCGGCGACCAACAGCCGGATCGAAAAGGTCAATGCACTCAGCACTCGATTATGGGCGTTGCACGGCGAAAGTTCCGAGTGGGATGCTGGCCTTTATGAAGAACTGCAAACGAGTATCGCGGATTTGCAAGAGCAAGCGAGTTCGCTCGAAAAAGTTTTTCGAGATCCGAGTGAATCCGCACAACCCGATTTGATCGACTCGGCGGCGCCATCCTCCCCCCTGCCATCGGCGGAAGCGGAAGCTGTGGAGGGTGCAGCGGATCGGAATGGAACCAATCAGGAATCTACGGACCAGGAATCTACGGATCAGGAACCGGGTGAACCCGTGTTAGCCATCCAAGCGGCGCATCCGGTGACCAGTGAATGGGAGAAGTGGCAGGCGTACCAGCAAACGCTTGTTCAAGTAAGCGACGCCAGCAATCGTCTGCAGCAGCATGTTCTGGGAGGTCCGGTTTGGGCGGAACTGAAGCGGATGGCCAACCCTTCCGACGACGACATTCATGCCGGGTTGTCGCGAACGCGAGCCTACCTGCAAAGCCAATTGCCAAACCTGGCCTCGGCGACCACTGAATTCGTGTTTCACATCGCGTTCGGACTTGTTGTGCTGGTCATTTCGATATTCTTTTTCATGTTGGACGGTCCGACGATGACGCGGACCATGATGCGTTTAAGTCCGCTGGATGATAAATACGAGGAGCAGTTGCTGATCGAATTTGATCGGACCAGTCGAGCCGTCGTGCTGGCGACGATCCTGAGTGCGCTGACGCAGGGCGTTCTGGCGGCGCTCGGTTACTATGTTGCCGGGATGGATTCGGTCGTTTTGTTGTTTCTGATCACCACGTTCATGGCTCTCATTCCGTTTCTGGGTGCAACTTCTGTGTGGTTGCCGTGTGTGTTGTGGATCGGGTTTGTCGATCAGAACTGGTCGATCGCGATCGCCCTGGGATTGTGGGGAGCGTTGGTCGTTTCCACAATCGATAATGTGATCAAGGTCTTTATTCTGCACGGGCGAAGCCAATTGCATCCGCTGTTGGCGCTGTTAAGCGTTCTGGGGGGGATCCAGGTTTTTGGACCGATCGGCTTGCTTGTTGGCCCCATGATTGTGGTTTTTCTTCAGACGTTGCTGGAAATGCTGCATCATGAATTGATGAAAGATGTGGATCCCGTCTAA
- the msrA gene encoding peptide-methionine (S)-S-oxide reductase MsrA, with protein sequence MSVKYVSAVALAVLGGGIVLAIGNGDPPAKPANRETKTAVVAETTEKGEKPMNERAVLAGGCFWGMQDLIRKLPGVVSTRVGYTGGDVPNATYRNHGNHAEAIEVVFDPAKTNYRKLLEFFFQVHDPTTVNRQGNDRGASYRSAIYYTTDEQKAIALDTIKDVDASGLWPGKVVTEVEAASDFWEAEPEHQDYLQRIPNGYTCHFVRPNWVLPKRTQTED encoded by the coding sequence ATGAGTGTCAAATACGTTTCCGCGGTCGCTCTCGCAGTTCTTGGAGGGGGAATCGTTCTAGCTATCGGAAATGGTGACCCTCCTGCCAAGCCTGCGAATCGCGAAACCAAGACAGCCGTCGTTGCGGAAACCACTGAAAAGGGAGAGAAGCCGATGAACGAGCGAGCCGTATTAGCGGGTGGTTGTTTCTGGGGAATGCAGGATTTGATTCGCAAACTGCCGGGTGTCGTTTCCACGCGAGTCGGTTACACCGGTGGGGATGTGCCCAACGCGACCTATCGCAATCACGGGAACCATGCAGAAGCGATCGAGGTGGTCTTCGACCCCGCCAAAACCAATTATCGAAAATTGCTGGAATTCTTCTTCCAGGTCCATGATCCAACGACCGTTAATCGTCAGGGCAACGACCGTGGGGCTTCCTATCGGTCCGCGATCTACTACACAACGGATGAACAAAAAGCGATCGCCCTCGATACGATCAAAGACGTGGACGCCTCCGGTTTGTGGCCAGGAAAGGTCGTGACGGAAGTGGAAGCTGCCAGCGATTTTTGGGAAGCCGAACCGGAGCATCAGGATTACCTGCAGCGAATCCCCAACGGATACACCTGCCATTTCGTCCGCCCAAATTGGGTTTTGCCCAAGCGAACGCAAACCGAAGACTAA
- a CDS encoding HTTM domain-containing protein, protein MNNLMRRGTAALDRFLFHSCDPRTCVLIRIGFALLLMIYTTVLLRDGVMWFSGEGVLTAATAEKLNAFPVWSFFHWGPDSPFMVRFGLIALLIHSVALLVGFYSRWQAIAIFFWIVSFQVRNPMLNDGEDTLFRLFAFFLIFLPLDYAWSLGKRYPVTRWFRRKPVTDSVISDAERFQTGQQAAWGLRLFQCQMTLIYLSAVWCKLLGSAWRDGSALFYVYQMEDLFGRGPIPSFVTESPLLIQLMTWAVLIGEAGLPFALWFRPTRKIAVLLGITLHLSMEYSMHLFLFQWIMILGLLSFLPVKAPTVEKPIKAAATS, encoded by the coding sequence GTGAATAATCTGATGCGGCGTGGGACCGCAGCGCTTGACCGCTTTTTGTTTCACTCCTGTGATCCGCGAACCTGTGTTCTGATCCGGATCGGTTTTGCCCTGCTACTGATGATTTACACCACGGTCTTGCTGCGCGACGGCGTGATGTGGTTCAGTGGAGAAGGAGTTCTTACCGCAGCGACCGCAGAAAAACTGAACGCCTTCCCGGTCTGGTCCTTTTTTCACTGGGGTCCCGACAGCCCGTTCATGGTTCGGTTCGGGCTGATTGCCTTGTTGATCCATAGCGTAGCCCTGCTTGTCGGGTTCTACTCGCGGTGGCAAGCGATCGCCATCTTCTTTTGGATCGTTTCGTTTCAGGTCCGAAATCCAATGCTGAACGATGGCGAGGATACGCTGTTCCGGCTGTTTGCGTTTTTCCTGATTTTCTTACCACTCGATTACGCGTGGTCGCTGGGAAAACGGTATCCCGTCACCCGTTGGTTCCGAAGAAAGCCCGTAACGGACAGCGTTATCAGTGACGCCGAACGATTCCAGACGGGGCAGCAAGCGGCCTGGGGATTAAGACTGTTTCAGTGCCAGATGACGCTTATCTATCTCTCCGCGGTCTGGTGTAAATTGCTGGGGAGCGCATGGCGAGACGGATCCGCATTGTTTTACGTCTACCAGATGGAAGACCTTTTTGGACGCGGCCCCATCCCTTCGTTCGTCACCGAGTCGCCTCTTTTGATTCAACTGATGACCTGGGCGGTGTTAATCGGCGAAGCAGGATTACCGTTTGCACTCTGGTTCAGGCCGACGCGAAAAATTGCGGTACTCCTGGGAATCACGCTGCACCTGAGCATGGAATACTCCATGCACCTGTTCCTGTTTCAGTGGATCATGATCCTTGGGTTGCTCTCTTTTCTACCGGTCAAAGCGCCGACCGTTGAGAAGCCAATCAAAGCCGCAGCAACCAGCTGA
- the ribH gene encoding 6,7-dimethyl-8-ribityllumazine synthase: protein MSLSICGQNGELPETQIAIVVSRYNESITGKLSVAAEQTLLDAGFTPESITVAHVPGAWELPLITAHFLRQPKFGAVIALGAVIRGETTHDEHINRAVSLALMNLGLETGKPVAFGLLTCNTVEQAIHRSGGNVGNKGVESADAILEVLRLQPKLPA from the coding sequence ATGTCTCTTTCGATTTGCGGCCAGAATGGGGAACTCCCGGAAACTCAAATTGCAATTGTCGTATCGCGTTACAACGAATCGATTACAGGTAAATTGAGCGTCGCTGCGGAACAGACGTTATTAGATGCAGGGTTTACGCCGGAATCCATCACCGTGGCCCATGTTCCTGGAGCCTGGGAATTGCCGTTGATTACGGCCCATTTTCTGCGTCAGCCAAAATTTGGAGCCGTGATTGCCTTGGGAGCGGTTATCCGAGGCGAAACCACGCATGACGAACACATCAACCGAGCGGTCTCGCTTGCACTGATGAACTTGGGTCTGGAAACAGGTAAACCAGTCGCTTTCGGGCTGCTGACGTGTAACACCGTTGAACAAGCGATTCACCGTAGTGGCGGAAATGTGGGAAACAAAGGCGTCGAATCAGCAGACGCCATTCTGGAAGTGCTCCGCTTGCAGCCGAAGTTGCCTGCTTAA
- a CDS encoding helix-turn-helix transcriptional regulator produces MPSRLERILRILLMLQTRVPYDTIQLSQEMKVHRRTIFRDIAALRDLGVQIDFDIETACYTLSRESEFNLNSIGPQELTELLYAACQGIPKDGSTGEAIKRAVLKLAARLPEPVRNHISSLTIAEKTERVQDVGTFRGLVPLTAAIRSKREILIGEVGTAGECVSRELVPESLTFGDEGWILKGHDLEGTPVSYFVDRYPLAVATKPMSPAPPLPDGV; encoded by the coding sequence ATGCCGAGTCGACTGGAACGAATCCTTCGCATTTTGCTGATGTTGCAGACGCGAGTTCCTTACGACACCATCCAGTTGTCTCAAGAAATGAAGGTGCATCGGCGGACGATCTTCCGCGATATCGCCGCGCTTCGCGATTTAGGCGTCCAAATCGACTTTGACATCGAAACGGCCTGTTACACGTTGTCTCGCGAAAGCGAGTTCAATCTGAATAGCATCGGCCCGCAGGAACTGACCGAACTGCTGTACGCAGCCTGTCAGGGGATTCCCAAAGACGGATCGACAGGAGAAGCGATCAAACGTGCGGTCTTAAAGTTGGCGGCTCGCTTGCCGGAACCGGTCCGGAATCACATTAGTTCGCTGACGATCGCTGAAAAAACGGAAAGAGTTCAGGATGTCGGTACCTTTCGTGGCTTGGTTCCGCTGACTGCGGCGATCCGCAGTAAGCGAGAAATTTTGATTGGCGAAGTGGGGACGGCGGGCGAGTGTGTCAGCCGCGAACTGGTTCCTGAATCATTGACTTTTGGCGATGAGGGCTGGATTCTAAAGGGGCACGACTTGGAAGGGACGCCGGTTTCCTACTTCGTGGATCGTTATCCACTTGCCGTAGCGACCAAGCCAATGTCACCGGCGCCCCCTCTGCCGGATGGTGTTTGA